The nucleotide window GGAGGCTATTTCCTCCGACGAAGGCGATTCGACGATCCTTCACGTTGCCGACCGAATCGTGGGTGCCACAAATCAGACGACTGATCAGGAATCATCTGCCCTCGAAACGAGGGATCAAACGAGAACGGCCGATCAGACGGGAGCTGACGATGTAATCGCCAACTCGCAATCAGCCGGAAACTGGCACTATGGTGTCATTGGGCTCTCTGCAATCAGTATCCTCGGACTTTTCGCGGGAGTTGCTGATGTTGCTGGCTTCTCCATTCTGTTACTGCTTCCCATCACGTATCTTGATATCCGAGATGTACGTACAGTGACTACCGAGTGGCAACCGAAAACGTGGCTGTATCTTCTCGGAATGTTCTTCGTGGTGTTCATTGCTGCGCCGCTCTATCTCTACCGACGCAAAACAGTTGTCGGACTGTAATGAATGCACTGAGGTTCCGTGAGCTACTCTTCGGCACATTCGAATCATTTTATACGCTCCTCATCAATTTGCGACCATGAGCGACGACGCGCCGACCGAGCCGCGCGAGTCGGAATCCGGCCAGGAGCAGGCGACCGACACCGTAGACGAGACGATGGTTGAGGGCGATCGCGAGCAGCGCGAGAGCCACCCCGACGACGCAGACGAGGGCACGCACGGAAGCGTCGAACCGGTCGCCACCCGCGAGACGTCGCCGATGAGCGAGTTCACGGGGCGACAGGCCGGCATCGGCGCGCTCGTGGCGGTCGTCGGACTCGTCGTCACGTTCGCGATCCCGCTACTGCTCACCCTCGGCTGAGTCGGCTCGTCCACACCGACCGTACCCGTCCGATCGTCCGTTCGATTCCGGTTCGTGTTCGCTCGTTTTCACGCCTGAGCGGCCCTTTCCGTCACCGTCTTTCCCGGCGAGCGAGTAGGCAGGATCGATGACAGCAGATCTCTTCGCACCGCTCGAACTGCGCGAGACGACGATCCCGAACCGGGTGATGGTCTCGCCGATGTGTCAGTATTCCTGTGACGACCGCGACGGGCTGGCGACCGACTGGCATCTCGTCCACCTCGGCAGTCGGGCGTCCGGCGGGGCCGGCGTCGTGATGACCGAGGCGACCGCCGTCGAAGCCCGTGGGCGCATCTCGCCGGAGGATCTCGGCATCTGGAGCGACGCACACACCGAGGCGCTCGCGCCGATCGCCGAGTTCGTCAAATCGCAGGGCTCGGTGCCCGCGATCCAGCTCGCCCACGCCGGCCGGAAGGCGTCGAAGGCCCGGCCGTGGGACGGCGGCGAGCCGCTCCAGCCCGACGAGGGTGGCTGGGAGACGATCGCACCGAGCGACCAGCCGTGGCCCTACGAGAACGGCGAAACGGCGACCGCGAAGATGGACCAGGACGACATCGAGGACGTCATCGACTCGTTCAGCGCTGCCGCCGAGCGTGCCGACGAGGCGGGCTTCGACGTCGTCGAGGTCCACGCGGCCCACGGCTACCTCCTCCACGAGTTCCTCTCGCCGGTCACCAATCATCGGACGGACGACTACGGCGGCGACTACGAGGGCCGGAGCCGGCTGGTCCGCGAGGTGACCGCCGCGGTACGGGAGGTCTGGCCCGACGACAAACCGGTCTTCGTTCGGATCTCGGCGACCGACTGGCTACCCGACCGTGAATCCTGGACGGTCGACGACTCGGTGCGACTGGCCGACGATCTCGCCGCAGCGGGCGCGGACCTCATCGACGTGAGCGCCGGCGGTAACGATCCCGACCCACAGATCCCCTATCGGGGACCGGGCTACCAGCTCCCCTACGCCGACCGCATTAGCCGCGAGCGCGAGTCGGAGATCGCCGTCGGCGCAGTCGGCGGTATCTCCTCCCCTGAGCAGGCCGACGCGCTCGTCCGCAACGGCCGGGCCGACATGGCCATCGTCGGCCGCGAACATCTCCGTGATCCGTATTTCTCGCTGCACGCCGCCCGCGAGCTCGATCGGCCTGAGGCCGCCGAGCCACCTATCCAGTATCGGCGCGGGTTCTGAGCGGCTCGATCGTTGCGAGTCCCACACCAGCACCGAGATAGCGCTAGACGTCGACTGGTGCTCGAATTGAACCGTCACTCTCACTAC belongs to Halococcus qingdaonensis and includes:
- a CDS encoding NADH:flavin oxidoreductase/NADH oxidase — encoded protein: MTADLFAPLELRETTIPNRVMVSPMCQYSCDDRDGLATDWHLVHLGSRASGGAGVVMTEATAVEARGRISPEDLGIWSDAHTEALAPIAEFVKSQGSVPAIQLAHAGRKASKARPWDGGEPLQPDEGGWETIAPSDQPWPYENGETATAKMDQDDIEDVIDSFSAAAERADEAGFDVVEVHAAHGYLLHEFLSPVTNHRTDDYGGDYEGRSRLVREVTAAVREVWPDDKPVFVRISATDWLPDRESWTVDDSVRLADDLAAAGADLIDVSAGGNDPDPQIPYRGPGYQLPYADRISRERESEIAVGAVGGISSPEQADALVRNGRADMAIVGREHLRDPYFSLHAARELDRPEAAEPPIQYRRGF
- a CDS encoding DUF7550 family protein, which codes for MSDDAPTEPRESESGQEQATDTVDETMVEGDREQRESHPDDADEGTHGSVEPVATRETSPMSEFTGRQAGIGALVAVVGLVVTFAIPLLLTLG